In Zingiber officinale cultivar Zhangliang chromosome 1A, Zo_v1.1, whole genome shotgun sequence, the DNA window GTTTCTCTTTCATTCTCACGCTGTCCCACTTCCCAAGATCCATTGACTCCTCCCTCggctttctttttcaagttttccATGAAAAAGATAGACCCTTTGTTTACTTGTGAATTGAGGGATGTTAATTTCTCAACTGGATTGATGTCTATTTTACTTGCACTTAAAAACTTGTGAGAAGAAgatggtgtttttttttttgggaggATAATCTGTGAACCAGAAGCTATTAGTGTTTACTTGAGACAGATTTTATTAGTGCTTACTCGAGAAGGACATAGCTATTATAGCATGTGAAAATCAAACTGAACAAATCATTTGAAATGTTCAGAGGCGACTTGGTGCGTTTGTAAGCCTGAAATGGGGGATACTGCTCTCCAGAAGACACTGGACTATGCTTGTGGAGCAGGGGCTGATTGCAATCCTATTCTCCAAAATGGAGCTTGTTATAGTCCCAACACTGTGAGGTCTCATTGTTCTTATGCTACCAACAGCTACTACCAGAGAAAGGGGCAGGCTCAAGGGGCTTGTGATTTCTCGGGCACTGCCACTCTTACCACAACAGATCCAAGTAGGTCACCTGATCTGATTCTGAACACTGCTGTGCATTCTAACTAGTAAAGCCATAATTTTGATCTCATGGATTGTATACAGGTTACAGTAGTTGCACTTACCCTGCAACTCAAAGGTAATCTTCTCAGTTAATTGGTATCTCCAGCCTGTTCTTTTTATGCTTTAGAATAAAAATTGCTTTCgctttttcttgttttctctttaTGTTTTTTCTTCATTCAGTGCTGCAGGCTCAAGCTCTACACCATCAACGAGCACCCCGGGCACATCAACCCCTACCTCCTTCACTCCATCTACTGGAGGATTGGGAGGCTTGGGACCCTCAACCGGCATTTCCAGTGACACCGACCATGGCGGTCTGGTCCTAGAGCCAGGCATGGGTGCCCTCCTATTTGCTGCCACTGGTACATGCATGGCCTTGTTGAGCTGAGCAAAGTTGTAATGCTGGTACTTTGAGAGCTATCAGTGTGCAAATGTTTATCTTATGCTACTGCTGTAATTAAAATGCACTGATACACTGACATTCTTTTATCAACCAGTGGCCAGCACAATTGATCCCatgttaattatttatttaatttttaatttttaattttaattgccaTAAGGAATTCAATGTATTCCATTTACTTTGATTAATTCTAGAATAATGGATCAGGATTTATGAAAATCTTTTACCAACTATCTAAGTAAATTGAAAAGTACTTATACTGATAGTGTGATCTATTAGTTTAGCGTTCTTAGATAAGCTATTTATTAAGTTCATTAATTTGTTAAAGTTGAGATTTGATCCTTAaatatctgaaaaattgaaaagacaTCCTATCATTATACCATTTCCCGGGGCAGAACTAGTTTTCAAATTTTGAtgacatgatttttttttcttagccCCAGGGCAATAGTGTAGCGACATGACAGCTTATTAATTTATCAGATATCTAAGAATCGGGTCTTAGTTTATGTAAATTAACGGGTGATTTTTTTAATTGACAGTTGACCAAAGAACACTGGGTTAATGGATTGTTTGTCGTGAatactttctaatttattctagtgtccaatgaaatttttttataggaTTAAATCGATCACTTATAGGATTATATGAATATATGAGGTCAACTAACAAAAATTGATGAGTTGGTTACCCCAAGCAAATGTGCCACTATTTTTTTTAGTATGTGCTTTTGATTCTTGTTGAAGAATGATCTTGACTAAAAGCTGCAGAGATGACGTGTTGGGTAGGTGACTCTAGTGTTGACTTAGAGAAGACTTTGTTAGGGAGATATGATGACGCCTAGTGCTTCTTTCAGCTCCTTTCTGCACACACTCGAAACAACCAAAAGAATGTTCGGGCAAAGACTAAGGAAGGGGCCCTTGGCATAGACTTTCCGACTTTTAAGTACCGAGCAAAAAGTGGAGAAGAATTATAGTCAAATTGAGTGATCGTAGTAAAGAGTAATGTTGTGTAATAGTATGTAAAAACGTACCTCCTCTACGGAGAAAATCCCCTTTTTATATCACCTCTCATAACTCCATAATAATGAGGTGATAAGAAATATTTTGTGTCAAAAAATATCAGATAATAAAAGGTGTGCAGTCTGAAATTTGTACATTTATATATTCTCTAAGGAATCTTCTGTTACAGGTATATGAGTAGTTTCGTATAACCTCCGCAATAATGATAGTTGTATAGTCACCTTCGTAAGAAGGTTCCATTGAATGCATATGTTATAACTGTTGGGactgatgtgcccgctagaggagggggggtgaatagcgtttcgtcgcgcttgcgtcggtttgctttgtcttgttgttgtgcagcggaatactcgaagacaaacacttacaatgctaacacctagggtttacttggtatctacctcgagataaggtgactaatccaaggatccacacacaacaCTATCACCActaatgaaacactccttctcggtcgcagccggagacggagaagcctcgtacaaactcacataacaatacaaacaaaaatacaagaagagagtacaagatacaaatgaaaacactacttcttcttACTTATttattgcttgttgttgcctcttgaactttgagagaacactcccaagagccttcaagaactaacGGTAAAGATTGGAGAAAGTCGCTGAAGATCGCTGTAAGCTCGCAGGAAAGAAATCACAAAGATCTGGTATAGAAAACGTTCCGCCCAGGCTTTAAaaagtgctcccaatcgattgaattcatcctcaatcgattgccacgtcagcaccgctccatcgcagccgtccatcactTGTATCCTGCGCAACAgtagaatcccaatcgatcggccaatcgattgggacagtctgaattgattcaccgatcgattcagatgcttttTGTGTTCTctcgatcgcgcgagaactcccagctccaatcgattgaccgatggATTagagattcccaatcgattgtctgatcgattgggaagacctCTGTGCTCACGACTTATGCTCCCAagcgatcgaccaatcgattgggtcatttcttccttcgcagcacactccaatcgatcggctgatcgattggaccctggttcaatcgattgcccaatcgattgaccatcctAGACTTGACTCAATCTTAAgtcaaagtctccaacccaactcccagtcaaccgtgacctgttgggtctccatgcctagcatttggccacacccgaccaacctcgaacttgttggttgctactcgaaaaacctagaggttccactgtacaaaaattttgtacaaaggtctgaaccttttcctagctaccatgtattcttttaaattaaattttggatcgcctgcggaacttaacacgtttgatccaaaacttaatctatttgttcttttaggttttgacttggatctcctgcggaacttaacacgttcgacccaaatcaccttaagttattaattccattaaatattactttccataattggttctcagtactgacgtggcgaggcacatgaccttcttggatattggagcaaccaccaccgactagacaaaaccttttatagaaagctaatatttaatttcctaaaataactttaggttaaccgaaaagaacaatcaaatcacaaggaaaaataaaacaaaagaacacaatatcgaaaaacatattcgaaatactagaatcgtaagcctcttgtatttggtattatttccataaataactagtatgatgcggaaaaggaaaaactactagttataccttctagaaagacctcttgatcttctatcgtattcctcttctaacctcggacgttgtgtgtgcaacgatcttccgagatgagaaaccaccaaccaccttcttctcctcctagctaggttcggccacaaaaagctttaccaaagatgaagaacaaaacactaaccaagctccaagagatgctagctttctctcattcttcttcttcttcttctccaagtagtatccggccgccacaagagctccaagcctttgagagtttcggccaccacaaagagggagagaggaagaggatggccggccactccaaggaataaaagagggagagaaataatagaggttgtctaccATGaaagcacccctaccccttcttttatattccttggctttggtaaataaggaaatttatttataataaaatttccttaattttccttgacaacaattaattaagaaaaaattaaataaattttcttaattaattgtatgtggccggccacctcatgtagagcaaataggataattttaatcaacaattaaaacttccttttttgtctttggaaattaaaaaataaaatttccttttaaaatcccttcatggttgataaaaagaaatttctataattttaattttcaacatgtgaataatttttcagagagaaaaaataaaatatctttccaatctacaaataaggaaagagatctaatctctttcttttaatttgtagatcttttaaagagaaatattttaattttaattctctgtaataaattatattttccacataataaaaattaaaattaaaattctttttaatttaatgggggccgaccacctaagcttgggttcaagctagggccggccacccatgaaccaaggcttggccggccctagcttgaaccacaagctaagCTTGGCCGACCTCCTTCtcatgggtataggtgggtatagtactctataaataagaggctacgatagggaccgagaggaggaattggttttggtctcccgataaaattaagcatcccgtgttcgccccgaacacacaacttaattttatcaataataattcattccactagagaactattattgaactaccgcaccaatcccaaattacatttttgggcttcttattatgagtgtgttagtctccctgtgtttaagatatcgaatgtccactaattaagtgagttactgacaactcatttaattaatatcttagtccaagagtagtaccactcaaccttatcgtcatgtcggactaagtccacctgcagggtttaacatgacaatccttatgagctcctcttggggacattatcaacctagtatctctaggacacagtttctttctataatcaacaacacacactataagtgataccatttcccaacttatcggacttattgattcatcgaactaaatctcacccactgataaattaaagaaataaatatcaaatatatgtgcttgttattatattagaattaagagcacacacttccataataaccgaggtctttgtttctttataaagtcagtataaaagaaacgacctcaaatggtcctactcaatacactctaagtgtactagtgtaattatacagtcaagataaactgatacctaattacactacgaccttctaatggtttgttcctttccattttggtcgtgagctactgtttataatttataaggtactgataacatcatcttctgcatgtgacaccacatactatgttatcttcagtataaattaattgaacaactacaactaaatgtagacaatttgaccaaatgtgattttttattcataatgaatgtttacaaagcttaggctttcagtatacactccaacagaactagccttctagcctcctccatcagcctcgcgtccctcggatatctctccatccttcacgccttgccttcaagagcttcctttggcctcatcctagttgtcgggtcttccttgccaagtcataccaggacttaccttgccaagaccacatgcttggactttccaattacctggctcctcaccaggactttctcctttgccaagatcacacttggactttccaactgcctggcttctcaccaggattttctcctgcctagctcctcactaggactttcccgtt includes these proteins:
- the LOC122034466 gene encoding PLASMODESMATA CALLOSE-BINDING PROTEIN 3-like isoform X2, which produces MAALAVAALFLAMIGGSEATWCVCKPEMGDTALQKTLDYACGAGADCNPILQNGACYSPNTVRSHCSYATNSYYQRKGQAQGACDFSGTATLTTTDPSYSSCTYPATQRLKLYTINEHPGHINPYLLHSIYWRIGRLGTLNRHFQ
- the LOC122034466 gene encoding PLASMODESMATA CALLOSE-BINDING PROTEIN 3-like isoform X1, with amino-acid sequence MAALAVAALFLAMIGGSEATWCVCKPEMGDTALQKTLDYACGAGADCNPILQNGACYSPNTVRSHCSYATNSYYQRKGQAQGACDFSGTATLTTTDPSYSSCTYPATQSAAGSSSTPSTSTPGTSTPTSFTPSTGGLGGLGPSTGISSDTDHGGLVLEPGMGALLFAATGTCMALLS